One part of the Sulfolobus tengchongensis genome encodes these proteins:
- a CDS encoding PUA domain-containing protein encodes MAEYQFDYSVARCLFPDDHSFFIQRSLSTGKIRNILNNNRELYLVLRAQDVLYSLTLISGSVLKSCTKFPEYRVVVPNDIEEFIKNGRNVFAKHVIEVDRRIRAGDEVLVVNENDKLIAIGKAKLSGEEMMEYKRGMAVHVKRGVLDE; translated from the coding sequence ATAGCTGAGTACCAATTTGATTATAGTGTAGCTCGATGTTTATTCCCTGATGATCATAGTTTTTTCATACAAAGATCATTAAGCACGGGAAAGATTAGAAATATATTAAATAACAATAGAGAGTTATATTTAGTACTAAGAGCACAAGATGTTCTATATTCACTGACTCTAATTAGTGGTAGCGTACTCAAAAGTTGCACGAAATTTCCAGAATATAGAGTAGTTGTACCAAATGACATTGAAGAGTTTATAAAAAATGGTAGAAACGTTTTTGCTAAACACGTGATTGAGGTTGATAGACGAATAAGGGCAGGAGACGAGGTATTAGTTGTAAATGAAAATGATAAGTTAATAGCAATAGGTAAAGCTAAATTATCTGGAGAAGAAATGATGGAGTATAAAAGAGGTATGGCAGTTCACGTGAAGAGAGGTGTATTAGATGAGTAA
- a CDS encoding proteasome-activating nucleotidase — protein MSGDFDAIRDSGSSEETQLVRLLEEKIKSLQIEIENLRKELNYYKAEMEKMLSPPLIEAVVLDVLPDGRVLVRSSSGPNLIVNVASHIDQTLIKPGRSVALNQRGSIILEVLPQKEDPIIKSMEVVEKPNVHYSEIGGLEEQIMELREVVELPLKNPKIFKEIGVEPPKGVLLYGPPGTGKTMLAKAVATESNAVFIHVVASEFAQKFVGEGARIVRELFEMAKRKAPSIIFIDEIDAIGAKRIDIGTSGEREIQRTLMQLLAELDGFNPLDNVKIIAATNRIDILDPALLRPGRFDRVIEVPLPDLKGRIEIFNIYLKKMKYSGDINLERLAQLTEGFSGADIKNVCVEAAYVAIRDGRNAVTMEDLIEAVNKINVKKKRMENIQERREKYS, from the coding sequence TTGTCTGGAGATTTTGATGCGATAAGAGATTCTGGTTCTTCCGAAGAAACTCAGCTAGTTAGACTGTTGGAGGAGAAGATAAAGTCATTACAAATTGAAATTGAAAATTTAAGAAAAGAACTGAATTATTATAAGGCTGAAATGGAAAAAATGTTAAGTCCTCCTTTGATTGAAGCAGTTGTGCTTGATGTTTTACCAGATGGCAGAGTATTGGTTAGAAGTTCGTCTGGACCTAACTTAATAGTTAATGTTGCAAGCCATATCGATCAAACGTTGATAAAACCTGGTAGGTCGGTTGCATTAAATCAAAGAGGTTCTATCATTTTAGAAGTCTTACCACAGAAAGAAGATCCAATAATAAAATCAATGGAGGTTGTGGAAAAACCAAACGTGCATTACTCTGAGATTGGAGGATTAGAAGAACAAATTATGGAATTGAGGGAAGTTGTAGAACTGCCTTTAAAGAATCCTAAAATATTTAAAGAGATAGGCGTTGAACCACCTAAGGGCGTTTTATTATATGGTCCTCCTGGTACCGGAAAGACTATGTTAGCTAAAGCAGTAGCTACGGAGAGCAACGCTGTATTCATTCATGTAGTTGCCTCAGAGTTTGCACAGAAATTTGTAGGTGAAGGTGCGAGAATAGTTAGAGAACTTTTCGAAATGGCTAAGAGGAAGGCTCCATCAATAATCTTTATAGATGAAATTGATGCAATAGGTGCAAAGAGAATAGATATAGGTACTAGTGGGGAGAGAGAGATTCAAAGAACATTGATGCAACTTTTAGCAGAGCTTGATGGATTTAATCCATTAGATAATGTAAAGATAATAGCTGCAACAAACAGGATAGACATATTAGATCCTGCCTTATTAAGGCCTGGCAGATTTGATAGAGTTATTGAAGTTCCTTTACCCGATTTAAAAGGAAGAATAGAAATATTTAATATTTATCTTAAAAAGATGAAATATTCTGGAGATATAAATCTTGAGCGATTAGCCCAGCTTACAGAAGGTTTTAGTGGTGCTGACATTAAGAATGTATGTGTAGAGGCAGCTTATGTTGCAATTAGAGATGGGAGAAATGCAGTAACAATGGAAGATCTAATCGAAGCCGTAAATAAGATTAACGTTAAAAAGAAGAGAATGGAGAATATACAAGAGAGGCGGGAGAAGTATAGCTAG
- a CDS encoding proteasome assembly chaperone family protein: MSNVKIIIKKDLSNLQGATFITGFRTIGEVGYLATRHLALKRNMERIGYVVTKYYRDVTFLDEYGLATPFDIFYDKEKHLILLLNHILPFQREWNDFANAVIKWVKGVSVNNVLLIGALDKRYKVGNENLKWLKTSKCNMNLDYPQLDKQLLMVGPLALFTLHAEIEDLPALVLLPYADRERTDPVAAATAIEVLNKILNLSVSVNELYEEAKRIEEDLQKQMELLQRELSRGGTDRVYM; encoded by the coding sequence ATGAGTAATGTTAAAATAATAATAAAGAAAGATTTAAGCAATTTACAAGGCGCTACATTTATAACAGGATTTAGGACAATTGGAGAAGTAGGCTATTTAGCAACTAGGCATCTGGCGTTAAAGAGAAATATGGAAAGAATAGGATATGTTGTAACCAAATATTATAGAGATGTCACATTTCTTGATGAATATGGACTTGCAACACCTTTTGATATTTTCTATGATAAGGAAAAACATTTAATTCTTTTACTTAACCATATCCTACCATTCCAACGTGAATGGAACGATTTTGCTAATGCAGTAATTAAATGGGTCAAGGGAGTATCCGTGAATAACGTACTTTTAATAGGTGCATTGGATAAAAGATATAAAGTAGGTAATGAAAATTTAAAGTGGTTAAAAACGTCAAAATGTAATATGAATTTAGATTATCCTCAGTTAGATAAACAATTATTAATGGTAGGACCACTGGCACTATTTACTTTGCATGCAGAGATCGAAGATTTACCAGCTTTGGTATTATTACCTTATGCAGATCGTGAAAGAACAGATCCAGTAGCAGCTGCGACTGCAATAGAGGTTCTAAATAAGATATTAAATTTAAGCGTAAGTGTAAATGAGCTGTACGAAGAGGCAAAAAGAATTGAAGAGGATTTGCAAAAACAAATGGAGTTATTACAGAGGGAATTATCAAGAGGAGGCACTGATAGAGTTTATATGTAG